The following coding sequences lie in one Miscanthus floridulus cultivar M001 chromosome 9, ASM1932011v1, whole genome shotgun sequence genomic window:
- the LOC136480227 gene encoding uncharacterized protein, translating into MLEAISIQALAQATLSVKRRLAYEQVSYFSQAHYCLLGCDTSDSYGKKLLLFLKWKCMEAKAVAYCYHGLVLDKGGEPANHISAQKDLLEFLLWLILSQGLILHYYSNIATSTSEMANFTVGSTLQSVPDLPEFALSLRPEGYELPSTDSIWENVNGQPQIQSLKAHLTDGEDEVDSK; encoded by the exons ATGCTTGAGGCCATCTCAATTCAGGCATTGGCTCAG GCAACATTGTCAGTAAAGAGGAGGCTAGCCTATGAGCAAGTTAGTTATTTTTCTCAG GCTCACTATTGTCTGTTGGGATGCGATACAAGTGACTCGTATGGAAAGAAGCTTCTGCTGTTCCTGAAGTGGAAATGCATGGAGGCTAAG GCTGTAGCATATTGCTACCATGGCCTCGTACTCGACAAGGGCGGTGAACCGGCCAACCATATCAGCGCA CAAAAGGACTTGCTTGAGTTTCTGCTTTGGCTAATCCTGTCACAAGGTCTGATACTACATTACTACTCCAACATAGCTACATCTACATCTGAAATGGCAAATTTTACAGTTGGAAG CACACTTCAATCGGTTCCTGATCTACCAGAGTTTGCGCTGTCACTGAGACCGGAAGGATACGAGTTGCCAAGCACTGATTCAATCTGGGAGAATGTTAATGGCCAACCTCAGATTCAGAGCCTCAAGGCGCATCTGACCGATGGCGAAGATGAAGTAGATTCCAAATGA